From a region of the Megalops cyprinoides isolate fMegCyp1 chromosome 13, fMegCyp1.pri, whole genome shotgun sequence genome:
- the LOC118787698 gene encoding acidic leucine-rich nuclear phosphoprotein 32 family member A-like: MDMKKRIHLELRNRTPSDVKELVLDNCRSNEGKIEGLTDEFEELEFLSTINVGLTTVADLPKLNKLKKLELSDNRISGGLEILSEKCPNLTHLNLSGNKIKDLSTVEPLKKLEGLKSLDLFNCEVTNLNDYRENVFKQLPQLTYLDGYDKEDKEAPDSDAEGYAEGLDDDDGEDEEELDEEEEDDDEEPAPGDDDEEGEEEEELSGEEEEEEEEDFNDEEGDDDEEDYEEERGQKRKRDLEEDGEDEED; the protein is encoded by the exons ATGGATATGAAGAAAAGAATTCACCTAGAGCTGAGGAATCGAACGCCGTCAGAC GTTAAGGAGCTTGTTCTGGACAACTGTCGCTCCAATGAGGGCAAGATCGAGGGCCTCACAGATGAATTTGAAGAACTGGAATTTTTGAGCACAATCAATGTAGGCCTCACAACAGTTGCGGATTTGCCAAAGTTAAACAAGCTCAAGAAG ctggagctgaGTGATAACCGAATCTCAGGGGGGCTAGAAATTCTGTCGGAAAAATGCCCAAACCTCACACACCTCAACCTGAGCGGCAACAAGATCAAAGACCTCAGCACAGTGGAGCCTCTG aaaAAGTTGGAAGGTCTAAAAAGTTTAGACTTGTTCAACTGTGAGGTGACAAATCTGAATGACTACAGAGAGAACGTGTTCAAGCAGCTCCCTCAGCTGACTTACCTGGATGGCTATGACAAAGAGGACAAGGAGGCGCCAGACTCCGACGCTGAGGGGTACGCGGAGGGCCTGGACGATGATGATGGCGAAGACGAGGAAG agttagatgaggaagaggaggatgatgacGAAGAGCCAGCTCCTGGTGACGATgatgaggaaggagaagaggaggaggaattGAGTGGAGAG gaggaagaggaggaggaggaggactttAATGACGAAGAGGGTGATGACGATGAGGAAGACTATG AGGAAGAACGGGGTCAGAAGCGGAAGCGAGACTTGGAAGAGGATGGCGAAGATGAAGAGGATTAG